Proteins encoded in a region of the Vicia villosa cultivar HV-30 ecotype Madison, WI linkage group LG5, Vvil1.0, whole genome shotgun sequence genome:
- the LOC131607892 gene encoding uncharacterized protein LOC131607892 translates to MACRVQKRVSLRRRLHILRVLTNSNNINANIINRNSIANSTFLQIHKLKLELENLQREHENLVATRRYYISLLNDNVNDTKDVKIKKIRAGAFMVKVTCEKGDGKLVAILEAFEKMCVNVEQARVSCENGFSMEAIIVAEDQNLDVRDVNEALLKAIGKECGEKGLEEVDNHSNL, encoded by the exons ATGGCTTGCAGAGTGCAGAAAAGGGTATCATTGCGCAGAAGACTTCACATTCTGCGAGTTCTTACCAATTCCAACAACATCAAT GCCAATATTATCAACAGAAATTCCATTGCTAATAGTACTTTTCTACAAATACATAAGCTAAAGCTTGAACTGGAAAATCTCCAGAGAGAGCATGAAAACCTGGTAGCCACAAGAAGATACTACATTAGTTTATTGAATGATAATGTCAATGATACCAAg GatgttaaaataaagaaaataagggcAGGAGCTTTTATGGTGAAGGTCACATGTGAGAAAGGAGATGGTAAGTTGGTTGCTATTTTAGAGGCTTTTGAAAAGATGTGTGTGAATGTTGAGCAAGCAAGAGTTTCATGTGAAAATGGGTTTTCTATGGAAGCTATTATTGTGGCCGAGGATCAAAATCTGGATGTTAGAGATGTTAATGAAGCGCTTCTAAAAGCAATAGGAAAGGAGTGTGGTGAAAAGGGGTTAGAAGAGGTTGACAATCATAGtaatttgtga